The DNA window GAGCTCCGCTAAAATCGGTGTATAATTCTGTTTCGTTTTGCAATAGGAGAAAGAAAAGCGTCGTCAGGAGGCCATTTTAGCTAAGGAACAGGTACCTAAATGCCTTACCTTCTGTCTTGTTCTTAATACCAATCCGATCACTTTCCGTTTAATATTTGGGAgaaaataaactattttagctttctaaaacaaaatttattaattgcttCAAGACTTGTTTCTTTATGACTTTATTTCATGTTCCTTTTCCTTGTCTATACATGaatctatttaaattttatttactgaTGCCATTTTGGTGATTTGGGCCATTGAATGAGttatattcaaaatttgttgTCTAAATTGAGCTTTTGTTGAACTTGTTATCGTGTTTCGGTGGGTCCAAACTATACGCTTTTTGGTTATTGTTTAATAGGGGTCGTAAAAGACCAACTTTGCCATCTTGGTATCAGTTACTTCCCTCAAGATATTAAccaaaaccaattttttttttaatttaggaaCTACAGAAACAGAAAGAAATGCTGTTGGCCGCCGAAATGGTAAGAGGACTAGATAATCCCTTGGAATAAGtaataaaatgcattaaacTTTGTTATTTTCTCTCTATAAAGGAACGAGAACGTCGTCGCCAACACATGAGTCTTATTCGGATGTTGGAGCTTCGTCGGAAATTCGAGGATCGTGAAAAGAAGAAACATCAGCTGGTGCTGGACCGTTTGCTTCTGCGTGAGCGTCGTATGGCGGAGCGCAAACGAGATGCCGAGATTTTGCAGTTGATAAGGCGTCCTAATGAGGACTCTGAAATGCCACAAGAACTGGTAATCCCAGAGCTGGATAGGATTGCAGGGAACAGACTTCCCGGCCAGGCAATGGCCGATTTGCTGATGGTCTTTGAATTCCTGCATAATTTCGGGGAGACTCTGGGCTTTGACATGGAATCACTGCCCTCGCTTCAAAACCTGCATGATGCTTTAATGAGCGATAGCAATGCGGATGCGGAGGAGGAGTTGCTGTCGGTGATGACGCATCTATTGGTTTGTGCCATTGAGGATCCAGGTGTTCCCAATCCCGGCAGACACACCACTTTACTGGGACAATCGCTTCGCAATGCGGACATCACCAACTCGAATGTATCCGAAATCCTGAGGATTTATCTGTATGCTACGGCCACCGGCGAAGTGCGTCAAATGCACGGAATCACTGTGGATCGTGAGCGGGAGAGAAGGGTGCCAGATCATCACCAACTAGATAGCGATACCAcctcacactcgcactcagTAAAGAACCAGGAGTATTATAAGCTTCTCCATGAAAACGATACCTGGAAGTTGTCGCAATCGCTGAAAGATCGCCCCTTCGTTGCGTTGAATCCCACCCGTAAAGCCCAAATGTTGGCCCATCTTTGCAATGACCTGCTCATGAACAAGGCCGTGCTCCGCCAGATTGATGGAAGCCTGGAAACTTGCGCCCAGATGCGAAAGGAGAAATACATGACGGACATGAAGGTGCGCAAGTACAAGGCTCTTCACATGCGCAAGGCTCGAATTGAGGCGTACGAACGAGCTCAGGCGGAGCGTGAGGCGGCCATGCAGGCGTTGATGGCACAGCAGAAGCTGGATGCAGAACGTCTTAAGGCGGAGGAGGAAGCCAAGGCCGCggcagcagaagaagcagcagctgcagccgaAACAGATGGAGAGGCAGCCAAAGGTGGCTCACCCAATGGCGAGATGGCAGAAGATGGCGATCAGGCTGTGGAGGGAGCCGCCAAGGAACCCCAACCGCAGCAACCAATGGAAGTGGATGGCGTGGTCGATGAGGAATCTCTTGTAAGTCCTGCCAAACCCATCGTCCAAACGGACAATAGTCTGACGCCCAGCAAACAGGACATGCCCACACCCACCTACCAAATTAATGGATCCAGCACACCTACCACAAGTGCTGTTACTGGAGGCGACATGAATGCTCTGCTGCAGGCCAAGAAAAGCGGGGCCCGGAACTCCATCAACGATGAACACCACCACGATGTTAGTATTATTGACGATGATCTTTCCGACTTGGATTCGGAGATCACAAATGtcgaggaggacgaggacaaTCGCTTGAGTGCCGATGAGTTGCAGAAGAAGCTTGACAAGATTGTCAGAGCTTCCCTTAACTGCAAAGAGGCGCTGGAGAAGAGCACAAATCAGCTGAGAGCAGCGTGCTTCGGGCAGGATCGCTTCTGGCGTCGCTACTGGAAGTTGCCCAAGGCTGGTGGTATTTTTATTGAAGCACTTGAGTCGGCCCAGAATGATATATGCGGTTATCACGAGGCATTGGAGGGCATGGATGACAAAAAGGATGCAAATGATAAGAAAGAGAACTCCGAAAATGAGAAAGATATTGCGGCGGAGTCCAGTGAGCAAgcaatggatgtggatgaatCTGACACGAAACTGGAAGATGGTGTTCCAGCTCCGGACGTCGAGATGCCTGAATCTAATCAACAGAACGCACATCAGGATGAGGaagatgacgatgatgatgtaACTGAAATCAACAAGGTGGAACCGGAAATTGTTGATCTGggcgatgatgacgacgatgcAGCTCCTCCACTGCCCAAGATTGAACCTCCCAGGCCAGAGATCAAAGTTAAATCAGAAATGGAGCTGATGGGTCCACCACCCACGACCATGATATCCACTAAGACCGACTTTGAAgctgaaattaaaatacccGCTATGCCCGGCATCTTGATGCCGCCTACCcttaacaacaataacaccaataataacaataacaacaatggaAGCGACAACTGTGATAAGTTGGACACTGGTTTGGGACtaggacagcagcagcagaacttTAGCCAGTCTGTGATCAAGACGGAGGATGTGAAAAAAGAGGATGACTGCATAATAGTATCTACATCCAGTGTCGACGATACACCAAAGTGGTTTTCCATTGTTCGTCGGGAGGTTCCACTCATCAGTGAGCTGCCAGCGGAGGAGGGAGGCGTGGTGGGCCAGGAACTGCAAATCAGCTATGCAAATCAGAATTGCTCGGcccaactgcagctgcaaggTCATCCATGGGATTTGATCAACAACATGCAGTACTATTCGATTCCAATGGACGAATGCAAGGTGGACACCAGCAAACTGGGCCACGAGTGCATCTTCTCGCTGAGCGGGCTCGATGAAAAGCAAATGCTAGCCAAGGTGGAGGAGTATAAGGCCCACAAGGTGGAGTCAAAAAACGGTCTGGGCTCTCCTCATCGCCACCACGAGACTAAAGATGATGAGGAGCAGGCCAAGCTGAAGTTGGACAAGGAGATGGACACCGAAATGGAAACAGATGGAGATGAGCTTGCCGGCAAGGAAAAGTTTTTTCGCTTGCGCTCTGATGCACCACCGGATACGGGAGGAGGGGCCAGCGAGGGCACTGATGTAAAGCCCAAGATGGAGCTTCGTTTGGATGAGGCGTTATCACAGGCATATTACCACAACATAGCCAATATGTCATTGAGCAGTGTTCAAACTTATATACCCATCGACATCCCTCTGCCGCTTTCCATGACCCCCGATGAGCATCGCCTGCTGGAGCAGGTTAAGCTAGCAGGTTTTCCGAAACGAGTTCACGGCGTTTACGTGCCTCGCAGGCAGCGCTACGGCTGGTGGCAATTGGACGATGAACAGAAGCTGCGCCAGCTGCTCAAAACACTCAATCCGTCCGGTTTGAGGGAGCGCGAACTGCAGGAGAATCTTCAACGTTTCCTAGGGCTGGAACAGCCATTGGGTGTGAATTATCAGCTGAAATCGGACACCGATTTCCCGGAGGAATTCCTAATGCCTGACAAAAAGGGCGATTGGAATCCCAAGGTGGCCAAACGAGTGGAGCTTGCCCTTATCGAACAACTAGAATCGCTGGAGGACAAGGTGGCCAGTGCTTCCATGCAACTGAAGAACTGGCAATTGCCCAACCGCGTGGAGAGTGAACTCACCTTGGACTCGCAGGAGGATGTCACCGAGGAGGACTTCGTGAGCATCATACCCATGATCCGTGAAAGAATCATTGACTTGGAGGCAAATATCGAAAGGCGTTACTTGAAGCCGCCGTTGGGCTCGCAGACAGGCGATGCCCATTTGGCGGTGATTGCCCAGAACCAGCATACCAGCACCCAGACGCAGAACTCCGCATCGGCAGCCGCATATCTCCTGcagatgcaacagcagcagcagcaacagcagttggcccaacagcagcaacagcaacagagtTCAGGTACGGGAAATAGCCTGAATCCCTCATCCTTCAACGAGCGTACAATGGCTTTGGCGGCAGCAGCCGCGGGGCCAGGAAACGCAAGCGGAGGCGCAAACACGGCACTCGTAGCAGGAGCTATGCCCTGCGAATCGGGCAGCGGAGAAGCGAACTCCGGCAACGCCTCCCCGGCCAGCAACTGCGACAGCGATCGGGATGAGAAGGTGGAGCAGATCCCCAAGGGATTGGTGCAGTGGCGTGACGCGGTGTCCCGATCGCACACCACCGCCCAGCTGGCGATGGCCCTGTACGTGCTGGAATCCTGCGTGGCCTGGGACAAGAGCATTATGAAAGCGGTAAGATTAGGAGGGTGTTGAAAACCTTTGAGAAATCCCGATAAGAAAACGATAACCTGCTTGGCACCCGCCTATATTTGTGGTCCATTTCATTGTTGTTTTGGCtgcacacacactaacaccCACTACTCACACCCCACACACATGATTGTACACTCATGCATTGCACAACCATCTAATATTTCGACACACTAACCGGTATTCACCACAACTGAAACGGAGGTTTTGAAAATTTAGTGAAGAGAACATGTATCACAGTTGTTTTATGATTTGTATTCTTGACTTGCATTTTAAGTTTTCTCTatacgttttgttttttttaatgcaattatcTTTTATTGAAATAGCTTTAACAGAATAGTAATTTATTCAAGAATAATAAGGCACATTgcgtaatattttatatggtaaatataaatttttaaagaatatGCAACTGTGATTACACTTCTTgatgaattttttttagtacATATGTAGTTAAGTAGTTTTGAAAAACCCCTTTGCATACAAAAAACTTGGAAATTGCCTGtgaaattaattcaaattttgttttgtttctccttccgattttgtttttcattctTAACTGTCTCTTGCTGAATGTTTGACTTGTTTGTTGCTTGTGGTGTTTCATGGTGTTCTTTAAtcaaaatacaacaaatttaacgctttcatactcacacacacacaactacATTATCcaccactcacacacacatctaCATGAATGCTTTGGTTGCCCATTACCGTTTACTGTTTACCGATAACCGCTAAACCCCCTACAAACGAAACCCACCAAACCCACCAAACCCACCACGACTGTTAATCCCACCCTTCAAACGAACCGTTTCGAACTGCCAtccgaaaagtatgcaacaaaaaacaagtcCAGCAAAAAGAAGAGCAGCGCCAAAAAGCAGGCAACACCCtcgaagaagcagcagcagaagaaaaagaaaaaggagcagcagttgaCCCCCAATGGAAAAGACAGCAAAACGGCTATCAATAAGCCAGAAAACAAGGCTCCGCTGAGCATCAAAATCAACCTTAAGGCTCTGGCCCAAAATGGGCAGTGTTTGCTGAATCAAACCCACAATAAAACTCCCCCTATCCTAACCAAATCCCCAACCGCATCCCCATCCTCCCATCCAAACACTAGCGACTCCGACTCGGACTTTGGCAAACggacgaagaagaagagcGGCGGCAAACGCAGACGCTcggccaacaaaacaaactcTAGCAAATATTCCAATTCCTTACAGAATTGCCAGTTCTGCACGTCCGGCGAAAACGAGGACAAGTTGCTACTGTGCGACGGCTGCGACAAGGGCTATCACACCTATTGCTTCAAGCCCAAGATGGACAACATTCCCGATGGCGATTGGTGAGTACCAGTACCAGAACAAGTACCAGTCCTTTATCTCTAAACATCCTCATTCCTCACATGTCACTGTCATAGattacaaaaaagaaaacacattAATCCGCGTTGTCTTGTTGAGCGTTGATCGTTAACCTTTGAGAAACTGTGGCACTGTTCCTCTCtccctttctctctctctgtacCCAACTACAATCCCTAATCTGTTGAACTTTTAGTAACTTTATAAACTTTCCCTCTGCTATTCCAGGTACTGCTACGAGTGCGTGAACAAGGCCACCAATGAGCGCAAGTGCATCGTTTGCGGCGGTCATCGTCCTTCGCCCGTGGGCAAGATGATCTACTGTGACTTGTGTCCCCGTGCCTACCACGCCGATTGTTATATACCACCGCTGTTGAAGGTACCTCGTGGCAAGTGGTACTGCCACGGCTGCATCTCGCGGGCGCCTCCGCCGAAGAAGAGAAGTGCCGGTGGAACGtccggcagcagcagcaaatccAGAAGGGACAGGGATAGGGAGTCGGGCGGTTCGGCCAAGCGGCGTAGCGACAACAGCAAGACACCAGCCATGGAgcacatgcagcagcagcagcagcagatgccaCTGGCAGGCGGGGATtcccaccaccatcatcatcaccagcagcCGCCGTCGCTGAACTCCTCGCACGATGAGTCGATGAATTCTCTGCCGGCGGCTCCTCTGAGGTGAGTGTGGGGGCCTGCGGGCGGCTGAATGGGCGGCGGAGTACACGGTCCGGGTTCCAGTTAAATAATGCCTCTGCTCTCTGCAGTCCGGCGCACTCGGTGGTCTCGGCTACGACCTACGATGACCAGCACCATGCCAACAACTCGGTCGATGGCAACAGTCGCTTCCACGCGCATCTCATTCCCCCGTCAAATAATGGCACTGCGGCTCTGCTGGAAGATGTGCCGGGCGGCGGCAGTGTGATGCCCGGTGGCTACCCAGTTTATACGCCAGTTGCGGCTGGCAACTTCTCAGCCGGATTGATTAACCAAGCGCCGGTGCCGCCAGCGATGCCGTTTGCCAACGTGGTCGCCATGTCGCCACGGGCTGTCACGCCCACCCGCACCCGAACGCCTACACCGACGCCAGCACCCActccgccaccaccaccgccgacACCGCTGCTCATGCAGGCCTCGCCCACAGTTACCGCCCTCCATGTAAACGCCTGCCAGTCGCCGCCCCAACAACAGCACGCCCAACTGATGACCATGCCCTCGCCTCCAGCCATTGGAGTCGGAGCGGCAACTAACCAAATGTCGCCGCCGCCTATCAATATACATGCCATCCAGGAAGCCAAGGAGAAGCTGAAGCAGGAGAAGAAGGAAAAGCACGCCACCAAGAAGCTCATGAAGGAGCTGGCCGTCTGCAAGACGCTTTTGGGGGAAATGGAGGTGGGAACTAAACGAATCCTTTAATAAATTGGTTACCTAATGTGGTTTGCTTTACTTCTTGCAGCTTCATGAGGACTCGTGGCCATTTCTTTTGCCAGTAAACACCAAGCAGTTTCCCACATATcgaaaaataatcaaaactCCCATGGACTTGTCCACAATCAAAAAGAAACTGCAAGATTTGAGGTTAGTAACGCAACTTAACTCCTATAAAAACCATAAACTCACTAGTTGAACTTTGATTTGAACAGCTACAAAACCCGTGAGGACTTCTGCGTGGACGTGCGTCAGATCTTCGACAATTGTGAGATGTTTAACGAGGACGATTCGCCCGTTGGCAAGGCAGGGCACGGCATGCGCAAGTTCTTCGAGTCACGTTGGGGTGAACTGACTGACAAGCACTCCTGATCCAGCACTACTAGCCTGCCACAGATCCAGATGGCCACCAGCACCAGTAACACCATCAGCATGGGCACTACCGGCACCATCGTCACACCGAACAACATGGCCGTTACAGCAACGCATCCCATTGAAATGGTCACCGTGATCGCGGCAACGCAAAAGGATGAGGAGGCAGCCGTGGAGACGACAACAGCATTAACTGAAGCAGCACAATTTTGGTCAAGAGATTAGATTAGGTTAAGCAGAGATTGTACATAAATGGGAGGAAGGAGAGGGTTAGTTATAGTCTAGAAGCGCAGCATacacattaatatatatatttatatatagtagATATATAAACACAAACGCGAAAGTATTCAACGTCCTACGTCGGTAAAGACCTTGAAAAGGGGTAGctttgattaaattaaatcaccAGCCAAGGCGAACAACAAGCATGCAAGTGAAGAAGTGTAATCAGATATTAAGCATCCAAGGGcggaagaagcagcagcagcaacagtatAAACACGAACTATTAGCCGACATAAACTAGCAGTTAGAAATCGTATCGCATAAGAAGCCATTTACAGTAGACGCCCGGACTGGATGAACGCTGACAAATGACAAAAGAACACGTACAAAAACTGTCTACCAATTTCCGGTCAGATCCGATCGATCGATCAATCGTTTGAACAGTATTTTGTGCACAAAGCCGCGTCGCTTTATTTTCTACACTTACAATTCGAactctaattttaaaaactattttttaagCACCAACGAAGCGCTCATTTAAGTTTTAAAGTGTATTTTGTACTTATAGCAACTCCGAAATCTGTATTTAAACGTATTATAACTAGAGCTAACAGTTGCCCAGGCAAAAATGCGAACAATTATACTCAAAAGGCGGTGCGAGGAGGACttgtaaatgtaaatgaaagcatattaaaattaaatgtattaaattatttattctgTGTAAATTTTCCACACTGTAGTTGGTACTTTGATCGTAACTTTGGCAAATCGCAAATACAACtcgaaatcaaatcaaatcgaatcggagaataaatttaaattaacttatCCGAACGAAAGAAGCCGACGAAGCAGATAGGAAGTGCAGTGAGGAAGTGCAGTGGACATATCCTAGCGGGATCTAAGCGCAACTCCAGGACAGTATTAGAGGCAGTGGGATCCGGCTAGCAAGGCATCTGACATTTTAGCTGTACATATATAGGAAGTAGCCAGCCCGCATACAAAATTCAAGCCGATGCAAGCAATACAGACAGATACGCCTATATAGACGGTGAAATTGTTGGGGGGAATTACAAATGttacatataaattaaattactatATACACAGAATACGAATTAGCAAAGCAATGATATTTACACGATGGTATCtacatttttgaataaatcGAAACTCATTTGCAGTGCAGCACAATAATTGaatgaaattgaaactgaaactaatacagaaactgaaacagaaaaagcaaaataGAGCGAAGAATGATTTTAGAGAGTGCGAGGGCGGCCAGTCAATATCAGTATGATTTGCAACAAGACGATAATAGTTTAGAACACCAGACCAGAACTACCTACACCTacaaccagccagccagccgaaCACAGAATTAGTTGAGCGAGAGCATGTATTTTTTAGCGCAGCCATTATAGTTTGTAAAGAGGTCGATGATATTCGGTGCATGGATTATTTGGACCCGTGTTTACCACAAAATGAGCGAGATGCATTCGCAATGAGTTGCTTGTGTAAATAGGTAGCGAAAGTCCCTGAACCCATGCATGTACATTGTATATAGGATAACGATACGCATTATGCGGCATAAGTCCCAAGTTCAGTGCCCCTCCCCGCATTACCCAATATCCATTACCCATTACCCATTACGAATGAGCCATGAGCTACGTTATTGGCATGTTATTGGCATTCATACAGTTGTGTCACTTCACTATAATTGATTCGCAATAATTGAGCATTGAGCAgtcagcaaacagcaaacagcattCGCTGCCCCGTTTGCAACTCGCGTATGGATATCTAAATTCCATGGGGAGGACTGTGGAAGCTCCCCGCCATAACAATAACTGCATACATAATGGAATCttgatttgtatttatgtGTGTTCGTGGTGATACAACAGATagatgatatatatatatatatatatattttaaaattatatgtacCCAACCTACGCATATGTGAATGTAACTTActcattaacaaatattaaacgaTGGATATACTCGATAACCAAGCATCCATATTATGATTGTGAGGGGATAGCTGCCAGCTATTGCCGCTATGGCCACATAtgctaaaacaaaacaatactgaaaattacaaaaaaaatcatacATTTTGGTGGGGCATTTTCGACATTTGTGCACAAggaaaatataagtaaatcatataaaacataaaacgAATCTTTTTTGGCGGCTTAATTtgaaacaattatttatttgggtGCTTTCCAGCTTCATTATAGCAAATTCAATTGTTTACTAAGCAAACTTAAACCATCTGAGTAAATTGAGAAGACAGCCACTTAAAAATGGACACAATTTGCTGACTGTAATCTTAAACTGCTCCTCAGACATGCAATTTTATATGATCGACATATGAACTTACAAAAACCGAACCGCTTTTGGATGGCCAAGATGCTGGATGCCCCACACGCTCCATCGACAGCTGACTGAGCATGGCTGATCTGATCTGATCTGACCAATCCAAACCAATTCAGTGCTCATCTGTAACCCATGCTAACCACAAGCTTTTGAGCCTGGCCATTTGGCCACTTGGCTACTTGGCCATTTGCTTGACCGTTTACCGTTCCATTCGGGCCATGCTTCGTTGGCTGTGACAGGCCATAATCATACAAATGAAACGGGCAGAAAACGGAACAATCTGCATTTTGAAAGCGCATTAAAGACTCACCGCAACTGTCGGATGGAATGGGATCGTCGGAGATCTCAAAAGGCGTTCTCTTACGAGCGGTGCTTTTATTTCCCCATCCGATTTACGACTTCAAATCAATCGGGCAGCAGCATAAATCACTTCCTTTGTTGCTTGCGCTAAATTTGAATTGCTGACAGATTGGCCAGCATTTGAGAACCCTTTTTTTACGTGGGTGCGAATGCCTTTTAGCCAGAAATCTTTCGGAAGCATAAACATGAAGTTTTGTTGTGAGAACGGCGGTAGCCTGAGGTGTTAATGTCTTAGCCGATTTTAATCCGCAGCAATCAGGGCTCCAAACGCTTGACAAAAGATGTGCTTACCTTTTTACCTCTAAAGGCTCGATTTTCAGTCGCCGGCGATATTGACAGTTGGAAACTCGAAACGCTTTAAATTCACTGATTTATGTAATTATTCGCAGCGACAAGAATTTCGTGCGCAGTCCAACGGCGaacgaaatacaaaaaaatcgaaaaggTGGAAAGGGACGACTCCAGCAGAGGAGGACCACGACTGAAGATTGGGTCCGCTGCATCAGCCACATTATCAAAACATCATGGAAGATGACCAAATTAACTGGTCCCCAACCGAAGACGACAGACTGCAAGTTGCACTGCGAGGAAATAGGTAGCGGTCTGAAATAGCTCGTCAATTTAAAACATATCAATTTCCTTGTGTTTGGATTTAAGTTTGATTCTATGTGGGAAATAGATTATGTCACAAACCAAATAActttgttaattttaattaaattaattttaattttaaaaaatcgaCACAACACATTTTATTCTAGAGCAAATGGTTTTAAGGTAAAGACAACTCACTTCTTcagttttaaatttacttCGTAATTTTCCTGCATAAACTTATCAAATCGCACCTGATTTTCGAGGGTACAAAACTGAGTTCCTTAAAACCAGtatcaaatcaaaaaagtCACATTGCATCGTGTTTTTTTCTGATATCCTAAAAGTTTGGCTcacattttcttttcttttttaaactTGAATTTTACCCGGTTTTATTTATCTATCAATGAATTTTCGCTTTATTCCGAATGATTTTTCAAATGCATTGAACATTTGTTCCCTGTGCAGAGGCATCTTCAGTCCAAGCTCCACTGCAATGGCGACTACTTAGCGGTGCTACCTGGTCAGAACCCCTTCCTCCAGCCCCTCCAACCCCTCCCCCCCTCGTCTGCTGCGGAGGGCAATAAAATTGACTCCATCGAAATTAAGAACGAACCAAACAAAATTGTATTGAAAGGTCTTTGTGGAACTGCAGGCGGCACGGGGAGCAGCCAACTAATTTAGTGCCCTGCACCGAAACGAGTTTCGACTGCATCCTCCGATTCCACTCCATGCCAGCTATACCTATAAACCCATATGTatacctaca is part of the Drosophila yakuba strain Tai18E2 chromosome 2R, Prin_Dyak_Tai18E2_2.1, whole genome shotgun sequence genome and encodes:
- the LOC6530260 gene encoding uncharacterized protein LOC6530260 isoform X3 — translated: MNKNAGDGSDGKNSNKNSNAGGGAGAGGPHDPSGLLDAASLFAYWGRDPTGAAAAAASNPLFNSQFNAAAAAGLGLLPQAGGASANDRYSMAAAAAAAAGAHHHQNTMAVAASQAASLAGLHPASWWSMAQLAAQDYFSRLQASGLSPFPHPDLAAAFGPAGMGMGGGAGGAGAGGGGAGVLGQGGGGNGGSGNGGGGSSSGSSGSKSNKSRKEKRAAQQQQQQQQSLANSLNAAAAAAAAAAANNPAAALASMHGFGVGVPGTSIPSVSTGSGSISTNSGGHGSYKSTASAYGKPSTMTSSSMASNPGSAYDPVTLHKELLAMQAVAAAASGSGSSGSSGKKSGGGGSSSSSMHGLGMGIGGGGGMMSSGKASTSVSASNSSLGGMHPSLTSSNPLMSPHSGLGSSSSSSSKDREKNNPSLNALNSLSQFGALGMTPQQSMQAAMNAFAASTGVSPSATVTSSPHHSSQQQQQMGGNSSTSGSGKSSSKDYMMGTGSEHPSLLGVRLPPDTEIIKYTSSIVGPKIPGLSPAKRARLEMEYAAMAAAAQQQHQQAQQQHQAQQQLHGMLGAAGIPGMAGLVGLPGMSGNPLDQLTVSKASSSTAPTTSTSSSSAGSNLLNQSNSDRVEVIKLPPTITSNGAYNLSSKGKEVHDLTTDMAPNSGGVNLSLKSNASGNALTPSGAVGSASNPITIDDFDAPLNLSMKPSDKSNSSSSNAAAGGSSSSTAALASLASDYQAASSGQSGNSLQSLSSITAALGGTGGMPGGSISGSGGTSPAPAGAGSGAAGGGSGSGSGGGSSSYKEGRPRNLGRGVSKPKKNTVASLLAQSRAVGLKPMLATQQLLQQGADIEKIRLALSEANAHMETSTDSESVAAESGLSESESEDANILNVAELRVPLELGWKRETVIRGLTKQGQIRGEVTYYAPGSTTPLKSNGQVFAILEQQPSNLSRENFSFSARAIVGSFLQPAPPPYANDGEYIRMTDEDVAKRLEDLKVFTRQTLNVEQRIEIAKQQQAMRDAKKLQKEELARNKEKARQEKNSKLEQQRKDKELKNQQAIEERKKRQEELDRLKQEELLKKQQELQKQKEMLLAAEMERERRRQHMSLIRMLELRRKFEDREKKKHQLVLDRLLLRERRMAERKRDAEILQLIRRPNEDSEMPQELVIPELDRIAGNRLPGQAMADLLMVFEFLHNFGETLGFDMESLPSLQNLHDALMSDSNADAEEELLSVMTHLLVCAIEDPGVPNPGRHTTLLGQSLRNADITNSNVSEILRIYLYATATGEVRQMHGITVDRERERRVPDHHQLDSDTTSHSHSVKNQEYYKLLHENDTWKLSQSLKDRPFVALNPTRKAQMLAHLCNDLLMNKAVLRQIDGSLETCAQMRKEKYMTDMKVRKYKALHMRKARIEAYERAQAEREAAMQALMAQQKLDAERLKAEEEAKAAAAEEAAAAAETDGEAAKGGSPNGEMAEDGDQAVEGAAKEPQPQQPMEVDGVVDEESLVSPAKPIVQTDNSLTPSKQDMPTPTYQINGSSTPTTSAVTGGDMNALLQAKKSGARNSINDEHHHDVSIIDDDLSDLDSEITNVEEDEDNRLSADELQKKLDKIVRASLNCKEALEKSTNQLRAACFGQDRFWRRYWKLPKAGGIFIEALESAQNDICGYHEALEGMDDKKDANDKKENSENEKDIAAESSEQAMDVDESDTKLEDGVPAPDVEMPESNQQNAHQDEEDDDDDVTEINKVEPEIVDLGDDDDDAAPPLPKIEPPRPEIKVKSEMELMGPPPTTMISTKTDFEAEIKIPAMPGILMPPTLNNNNTNNNNNNNGSDNCDKLDTGLGLGQQQQNFSQSVIKTEDVKKEDDCIIVSTSSVDDTPKWFSIVRREVPLISELPAEEGGVVGQELQISYANQNCSAQLQLQGHPWDLINNMQYYSIPMDECKVDTSKLGHECIFSLSGLDEKQMLAKVEEYKAHKVESKNGLGSPHRHHETKDDEEQAKLKLDKEMDTEMETDGDELAGKEKFFRLRSDAPPDTGGGASEGTDVKPKMELRLDEALSQAYYHNIANMSLSSVQTYIPIDIPLPLSMTPDEHRLLEQVKLAGFPKRVHGVYVPRRQRYGWWQLDDEQKLRQLLKTLNPSGLRERELQENLQRFLGLEQPLGVNYQLKSDTDFPEEFLMPDKKGDWNPKVAKRVELALIEQLESLEDKVASASMQLKNWQLPNRVESELTLDSQEDVTEEDFVSIIPMIRERIIDLEANIERRYLKPPLGSQTGDAHLAVIAQNQHTSTQTQNSASAAAYLLQMQQQQQQQQLAQQQQQQQSSGTGNSLNPSSFNERTMALAAAAAGPGNASGGANTALVAGAMPCESGSGEANSGNASPASNCDSDRDEKVEQIPKGLVQWRDAVSRSHTTAQLAMALYVLESCVAWDKSIMKAYATKNKSSKKKSSAKKQATPSKKQQQKKKKKEQQLTPNGKDSKTAINKPENKAPLSIKINLKALAQNGQCLLNQTHNKTPPILTKSPTASPSSHPNTSDSDSDFGKRTKKKSGGKRRRSANKTNSSKYSNSLQNCQFCTSGENEDKLLLCDGCDKGYHTYCFKPKMDNIPDGDWYCYECVNKATNERKCIVCGGHRPSPVGKMIYCDLCPRAYHADCYIPPLLKVPRGKWYCHGCISRAPPPKKRSAGGTSGSSSKSRRDRDRESGGSAKRRSDNSKTPAMEHMQQQQQQMPLAGGDSHHHHHHQQPPSLNSSHDESMNSLPAAPLSPAHSVVSATTYDDQHHANNSVDGNSRFHAHLIPPSNNGTAALLEDVPGGGSVMPGGYPVYTPVAAGNFSAGLINQAPVPPAMPFANVVAMSPRAVTPTRTRTPTPTPAPTPPPPPPTPLLMQASPTVTALHVNACQSPPQQQHAQLMTMPSPPAIGVGAATNQMSPPPINIHAIQEAKEKLKQEKKEKHATKKLMKELAVCKTLLGEMELHEDSWPFLLPVNTKQFPTYRKIIKTPMDLSTIKKKLQDLSYKTREDFCVDVRQIFDNCEMFNEDDSPVGKAGHGMRKFFESRWGELTDKHS
- the LOC6530260 gene encoding bromodomain-containing protein 3 isoform X8, coding for MIYCDLCPRAYHADCYIPPLLKVPRGKWYCHGCISRAPPPKKRSAGGTSGSSSKSRRDRDRESGGSAKRRSDNSKTPAMEHMQQQQQQMPLAGGDSHHHHHHQQPPSLNSSHDESMNSLPAAPLSPAHSVVSATTYDDQHHANNSVDGNSRFHAHLIPPSNNGTAALLEDVPGGGSVMPGGYPVYTPVAAGNFSAGLINQAPVPPAMPFANVVAMSPRAVTPTRTRTPTPTPAPTPPPPPPTPLLMQASPTVTALHVNACQSPPQQQHAQLMTMPSPPAIGVGAATNQMSPPPINIHAIQEAKEKLKQEKKEKHATKKLMKELAVCKTLLGEMELHEDSWPFLLPVNTKQFPTYRKIIKTPMDLSTIKKKLQDLSYKTREDFCVDVRQIFDNCEMFNEDDSPVGKAGHGMRKFFESRWGELTDKHS